One Epidermidibacterium keratini DNA segment encodes these proteins:
- the secA gene encoding preprotein translocase subunit SecA — protein MVLARILRAGEGKILRRLRTIADAVDSIEDDYVDLTDAELQAKTDEFKQRFADGETLDDLMPEAFAVVREASSRTLGQRHYNVQLQGGAALHLGNVAEMKTGEGKTLVSTLPAYLNALSGEGVHIVTVNDYLAKRDAEWMGRVHRFLGLEVGTILAGDRPDQRREQYAADITYGTNNEFGFDYLRDNMAWSAEGLVQRGHNFAIVDEVDSILVDEARTPLIISGPAEHSTRWYLEFARLAPLLKKNRHYEVEEGKRTVAITEEGVEFVEDQLGIDNLYESVNTPLIGYLNNSLKAKELFKKDKDYIVNSGEVLIVDEFTGRVLQGRRYNEGMHQAIEAKERVEIKQENQTLATITLQNYFRQYDKLAGMTGTAQTEAAELSQTYKLGVVPIPTNKPMQRVDHADIIYKTESAKFTAVVDDIAEAHDQGQPVLVGTTSVEKSELLAKMLTRKGIAHEVLNAKQHEREAHIVAEAGRLGAVTVATNMAGRGTDIKLGGDPEHIADLRLRERGLNPTDTPEEYEAAWDDELEKATEETEAEHGDVLDAGGLYVLGTERHESRRIDNQLRGRSGRQGDPGKSRFYLSMHDDLMRRSNGEMLEAMLNRLRLPDDVPIESKWATRSILSAQTQIEQQNHEIRKNVLKYDEVMNQQREVIYGERRRVLHGEDLSEQINGMMHDVVADYVEGATSSGYAEEWDLDQLWTALGTLYPVALTQDDVIESAGSRGAITPELLRDEITADIESAYEAREESLGEERMRDLERQVVLSVLDRKWREHLYEMDYLREGIHLRAMAQRDPVTEYKREGFEMFNTMLEAIKEESVGFLFNVEAPAADAPGAAAAPAAAAPAAAAPAAAAPAASTEDAGEAAPAQKTAKPAAPRKPSKKRRVIASRTGAGAAAGSGSASASGGSGTTTATKEKPATGPDQSAFVLSGPAEGGGTETKRGNGVPAKGKAAAGSGSGAGAGKSGPSRNGPCPCGSGKKYKRCHGAEEN, from the coding sequence GTGGTACTTGCTCGCATTCTTCGCGCTGGCGAAGGCAAGATCCTGCGCCGCCTGCGCACCATCGCCGACGCTGTCGATTCGATCGAAGACGACTATGTCGATCTGACCGATGCCGAGCTGCAGGCCAAGACCGACGAGTTCAAGCAGCGGTTCGCTGACGGCGAGACGCTCGATGACCTCATGCCCGAGGCCTTCGCCGTCGTCCGGGAGGCGTCCTCGCGCACGCTTGGGCAGCGGCACTACAACGTGCAGCTGCAGGGCGGCGCGGCCCTACACCTGGGCAACGTGGCCGAGATGAAGACCGGTGAGGGAAAGACGCTGGTCAGCACCCTTCCGGCGTACCTCAACGCGTTGTCCGGCGAAGGCGTGCACATCGTCACCGTCAACGACTACCTCGCCAAGCGCGACGCGGAGTGGATGGGCCGCGTGCACCGCTTCCTCGGCCTCGAGGTGGGCACCATCTTGGCTGGCGATCGTCCTGACCAACGCCGCGAGCAGTACGCCGCCGACATCACCTACGGCACCAACAACGAGTTCGGCTTTGACTACCTGCGCGACAACATGGCCTGGAGCGCCGAGGGTCTCGTGCAGCGCGGGCACAACTTCGCGATCGTGGACGAGGTCGACTCGATCCTCGTCGACGAGGCGCGTACGCCGCTGATCATCTCCGGCCCGGCCGAGCACTCCACCCGGTGGTACCTGGAGTTTGCCCGGCTCGCGCCGCTGCTGAAGAAGAACCGCCACTACGAGGTCGAAGAAGGCAAGCGCACCGTCGCCATCACCGAGGAGGGCGTCGAGTTCGTCGAAGACCAGCTCGGCATCGACAACCTCTACGAGTCGGTCAACACCCCGCTCATCGGCTACCTCAACAACTCGCTGAAGGCCAAGGAGCTCTTCAAGAAGGACAAGGACTACATCGTCAACAGCGGTGAGGTCCTGATCGTCGACGAGTTCACCGGGCGCGTGCTGCAGGGGCGCCGCTACAACGAGGGCATGCACCAGGCGATCGAGGCCAAAGAGCGGGTCGAAATCAAGCAGGAAAACCAGACCCTCGCCACGATCACGCTGCAGAACTACTTCCGCCAGTACGACAAGCTCGCCGGCATGACCGGTACGGCGCAGACCGAGGCCGCCGAGCTCTCACAGACCTACAAGCTCGGCGTCGTACCGATCCCGACCAACAAGCCGATGCAGCGCGTCGATCACGCCGACATCATCTACAAGACCGAGTCGGCGAAGTTCACCGCCGTCGTCGATGACATCGCCGAGGCGCACGACCAGGGCCAGCCGGTGCTGGTCGGTACGACGAGCGTCGAGAAGTCCGAGCTGCTGGCCAAGATGCTGACCCGCAAGGGAATCGCGCACGAGGTCCTCAACGCCAAGCAGCACGAGCGAGAGGCGCACATCGTCGCCGAAGCCGGCCGGCTGGGCGCGGTGACCGTCGCGACCAACATGGCCGGTCGCGGCACCGACATCAAGCTCGGCGGCGATCCCGAGCACATCGCCGACCTGCGGCTGCGCGAGCGCGGACTGAACCCCACCGACACGCCCGAGGAATACGAAGCGGCCTGGGATGACGAGCTGGAGAAGGCCACCGAGGAGACCGAGGCAGAGCACGGCGACGTACTCGACGCCGGTGGGCTCTACGTGCTGGGCACCGAGCGGCACGAGTCGCGGCGCATCGATAACCAGCTGCGCGGACGCTCCGGACGTCAGGGCGACCCCGGCAAGTCGCGGTTCTACCTGTCGATGCACGACGACCTGATGCGTCGCTCCAACGGCGAGATGCTCGAGGCGATGCTCAACCGCCTGCGGCTGCCTGACGACGTACCCATCGAGTCGAAGTGGGCGACCCGCTCGATCCTGTCGGCGCAGACCCAGATCGAGCAGCAGAACCACGAGATCCGCAAGAACGTGCTCAAGTACGACGAGGTGATGAACCAGCAGCGTGAGGTCATCTACGGCGAGCGCCGCCGCGTGCTGCACGGTGAGGACCTGTCGGAGCAGATCAACGGCATGATGCACGACGTCGTGGCTGACTATGTCGAGGGCGCGACCTCCAGCGGGTACGCCGAGGAGTGGGACCTCGACCAGCTGTGGACCGCGCTCGGCACGCTCTACCCGGTTGCGTTGACCCAGGACGACGTGATCGAGTCGGCTGGCTCGCGCGGCGCGATCACCCCCGAGCTGCTGCGCGATGAGATCACCGCGGACATCGAGTCGGCGTACGAAGCGCGCGAGGAGTCGCTTGGCGAGGAGCGGATGCGTGATCTGGAGCGCCAGGTCGTGCTGTCGGTGCTCGATCGCAAGTGGCGTGAGCACCTCTACGAGATGGACTACCTGCGCGAGGGCATCCACCTGCGCGCGATGGCCCAGCGCGATCCGGTGACGGAGTACAAGCGCGAAGGCTTCGAGATGTTCAACACGATGCTCGAGGCGATCAAGGAGGAGTCCGTCGGGTTCCTGTTCAACGTCGAGGCCCCGGCCGCTGATGCCCCTGGTGCGGCTGCGGCGCCGGCGGCTGCGGCCCCGGCGGCCGCGGCCCCGGCGGCCGCGGCTCCTGCCGCCTCCACCGAGGACGCGGGCGAGGCAGCTCCGGCGCAGAAGACTGCGAAACCGGCCGCCCCGCGCAAGCCGAGCAAGAAGCGCCGGGTGATCGCCTCGCGCACCGGTGCTGGTGCGGCTGCGGGGTCCGGTTCGGCTTCGGCGTCGGGCGGCTCGGGTACGACGACCGCCACCAAGGAGAAGCCGGCCACGGGCCCCGACCAGAGCGCGTTTGTGCTGTCCGGCCCCGCCGAGGGCGGCGGCACCGAGACCAAGCGGGGCAACGGCGTACCTGCCAAGGGCAAGGCTGCGGCCGGGTCGGGCTCTGGTGCGGGCGCCGGCAAGTCCGGGCCGAGCCGCAACGGCCCGTGCCCGTGCGGCAGCGGCAAGAAGTACAAGCGCTGCCACGGCGCCGAGGAAAACTAG
- a CDS encoding BMP family ABC transporter substrate-binding protein, with product MGRVRRSLVALIGVLAFVLSGCAGATGADPSGGPRIAAMFSGPTTDGDYNAIGLQALEAAEAEGAEIAYSEAVAVPDIERVMREYISDGYNILWTHGSQFMQASVKLAKEFPELTFITESDGQPKELLDNIWYFDRAFQIPFYAIGVMASELSVSRQMGYVGGLSLPFSYSEVHAIAQAVSDRGSDLQINAVWTGDFNDPQKAQQITSQMIDGGADVIIGSLNLGAIGTLQAVNDRPPGEVWVTSKYTDKSQYAPEHLAASVIYDFTDPLVELLGNIEDGERGGYYQMGFDAGISIDLADDLPQNVVDAVEQTVSDIKSGAIEVALNFEPYKS from the coding sequence ATGGGCAGAGTACGGCGAAGTCTGGTGGCGCTGATCGGCGTACTCGCCTTTGTGCTGAGCGGGTGCGCGGGCGCGACTGGCGCTGACCCGAGCGGCGGACCGCGGATCGCGGCGATGTTTTCCGGGCCGACGACCGACGGCGACTACAACGCGATCGGTCTGCAGGCGCTGGAGGCGGCTGAGGCCGAAGGCGCCGAGATCGCCTACTCCGAGGCGGTCGCGGTGCCGGACATCGAGCGGGTGATGCGTGAGTACATCTCCGACGGCTACAACATCCTGTGGACGCACGGATCGCAGTTCATGCAGGCCTCGGTCAAGCTCGCCAAGGAGTTTCCCGAGCTGACGTTCATCACCGAGTCCGACGGTCAGCCCAAGGAGCTGCTGGACAACATCTGGTACTTCGACCGGGCGTTCCAGATCCCGTTTTATGCGATCGGAGTGATGGCCAGCGAGCTGAGCGTCTCGCGGCAGATGGGGTACGTCGGCGGCTTGTCGCTGCCGTTTAGCTACTCCGAGGTGCACGCGATCGCGCAGGCGGTCAGCGATCGCGGCTCCGACTTGCAGATCAACGCGGTGTGGACCGGCGACTTCAACGACCCGCAGAAGGCTCAACAGATCACCTCGCAGATGATCGACGGTGGCGCCGACGTGATCATCGGATCGCTCAACCTCGGTGCGATCGGCACGCTGCAGGCAGTCAACGACCGGCCGCCCGGCGAGGTGTGGGTGACCTCGAAGTACACCGACAAGTCGCAGTATGCGCCGGAGCATCTCGCGGCCAGCGTCATCTACGACTTCACCGACCCGCTCGTGGAACTGCTCGGAAATATCGAGGACGGCGAACGCGGCGGCTACTACCAGATGGGCTTCGACGCGGGGATCTCGATCGACCTGGCAGATGACCTTCCGCAGAACGTCGTCGACGCAGTCGAGCAGACGGTCTCCGATATCAAGTCTGGTGCGATCGAGGTCGCGCTGAACTTCGAACCGTACAAGTCGTAG
- a CDS encoding ABC transporter ATP-binding protein, producing the protein MPLLAMRGIAKSFGEVRALREVDFTVGRHEVRGLLGGNGAGKTTLMNVLYGLYGADGGEIEIDGKTVRIDSPRDAMDAGIGMVHQTFLQIDSFTVAENVALGAQGGLGRANLAPVREQIREIGETFGLKVDPDAVVGELPVGIRQRVEIIKALSRGARLLILDEPTTNLTPQEVDVLFAAIEKMVAEGVSVVLITHKIKETMAICHQLTVMRDGAVVGTYDRKEIEPHELAAILAGDAAEGKDATALDPRTRLEVSEEAQQEHDVLVEVDHISADGDFGRQAVDDVSFTMRPGEVLGIAGVAGNGQVELAEALAGARPLTAGSVSVSGRDLSGLPTRQWIRSGVVYVPEDRQRDGILPGGTVAENLMLGNEKNRGRGGLINWREARERAIAAIKDFSIKTPSEQAPAGSLSGGNIQRVILARAFAHEPQLLILHNPTRGLDINSTQFVYDRVRAAAERGCCVLVISEDLDELLALAPTIAVIYNGALVGTRSGAHIDPYELGVLMTGVEAAS; encoded by the coding sequence ATGCCGCTTCTTGCGATGCGGGGCATCGCTAAGAGCTTCGGCGAGGTGCGGGCTCTTCGGGAGGTCGACTTCACCGTGGGCCGTCATGAGGTGCGCGGGCTGCTCGGTGGCAACGGTGCTGGCAAGACGACGTTGATGAACGTGCTCTACGGGTTGTACGGCGCCGACGGAGGCGAGATCGAGATCGACGGCAAGACCGTGCGCATCGATTCGCCGCGCGATGCGATGGACGCCGGGATCGGCATGGTGCACCAGACGTTCTTGCAGATCGACTCCTTCACCGTCGCCGAGAATGTGGCGCTGGGCGCGCAAGGCGGGTTGGGCAGGGCAAACCTGGCGCCGGTTCGTGAGCAGATCCGCGAGATCGGTGAGACCTTCGGGCTGAAGGTCGACCCGGATGCCGTCGTGGGAGAGCTGCCGGTTGGCATCCGCCAGCGAGTCGAGATCATCAAGGCGCTCTCGCGTGGAGCGCGGCTGCTGATTCTCGACGAGCCGACGACGAACCTGACGCCGCAGGAGGTCGACGTACTCTTCGCGGCGATCGAGAAGATGGTCGCCGAAGGGGTTTCCGTCGTACTCATCACCCACAAGATCAAAGAGACGATGGCGATCTGCCACCAGTTGACCGTGATGCGTGACGGAGCGGTCGTCGGGACCTATGACCGCAAGGAGATCGAGCCGCACGAGCTGGCCGCGATCCTCGCCGGAGATGCCGCAGAGGGCAAGGACGCGACAGCACTTGATCCGCGGACCCGGCTTGAGGTCAGCGAGGAGGCCCAGCAGGAGCACGACGTACTCGTCGAAGTCGACCACATCAGTGCCGACGGCGACTTCGGACGACAGGCCGTGGACGACGTGTCATTCACGATGCGCCCTGGTGAGGTGCTCGGGATTGCCGGTGTAGCCGGCAATGGGCAGGTCGAGCTCGCGGAGGCGCTTGCTGGGGCGCGGCCGTTGACTGCCGGGTCGGTGTCTGTCAGTGGGCGCGATCTATCGGGATTGCCGACGCGGCAGTGGATCCGCAGCGGAGTGGTCTATGTGCCGGAGGATCGTCAGCGTGACGGGATTCTTCCTGGCGGGACGGTCGCTGAGAACCTCATGCTGGGCAACGAGAAGAACCGCGGACGCGGTGGGCTGATCAACTGGCGCGAGGCGCGGGAGCGCGCGATCGCTGCTATTAAAGACTTCTCGATCAAGACGCCGTCGGAGCAGGCGCCAGCCGGATCGCTGTCGGGCGGCAACATCCAGCGGGTGATCTTGGCGCGCGCGTTTGCGCACGAGCCGCAGCTGCTGATCCTCCACAACCCGACGCGTGGACTGGACATCAACTCGACCCAGTTTGTGTATGACCGGGTGCGGGCGGCCGCCGAGCGTGGCTGCTGCGTCCTGGTGATCTCCGAGGATCTCGACGAGCTGCTCGCCCTCGCGCCGACGATCGCCGTCATCTACAACGGCGCGCTCGTCGGCACACGCAGCGGCGCCCACATTGACCCCTACGAGCTCGGTGTCTTGATGACCGGAGTGGAGGCAGCTTCGTGA
- a CDS encoding ABC transporter permease — protein sequence MSIDTVPPDAPPARQSSAARFAMRAVPYLAAVLLALLVAALVIWALGYDPVRAMRAIVVTTPRTNFGFVQTLHKWVPLTLLAFAFVVPLAAGRFNIGGEGQMLVGAIAATAAGITMSDLPLALLLPICLIASVLAGMVWSGIAALLMQRFKVNEILSTVLLNFVSFYLLDYVASEVWPDTSAGHPATIPVGEGALLPTIWNPPMHTGVLLAIVVSAVVIVWGRRTTQGFHVRAVGLNERAAKLHGVRTGRTAVLAMLIGGAIAGLAGGIEVAGVHGKLIEGMQSNYLLLGIIIGLIARGSLLAVPFVAFGISWLEVGASAMQRQAQVPAELVLIVEGLILVFLLLSDVITARLRRRAS from the coding sequence GTGAGTATCGATACTGTTCCGCCCGACGCGCCGCCGGCCCGGCAGTCGTCGGCAGCGCGGTTTGCGATGCGGGCGGTGCCCTACCTTGCTGCCGTACTGTTGGCGCTTTTGGTTGCGGCGCTGGTGATCTGGGCGCTCGGCTATGACCCGGTCCGGGCGATGCGCGCCATCGTCGTCACCACTCCGCGCACCAACTTCGGCTTCGTGCAGACGTTGCACAAGTGGGTGCCGCTGACCTTGCTCGCGTTCGCGTTCGTCGTGCCGCTTGCCGCTGGACGGTTCAACATCGGCGGCGAGGGCCAGATGCTCGTCGGCGCGATTGCCGCTACCGCAGCGGGAATCACGATGTCTGACCTGCCGCTGGCACTGCTGTTGCCGATCTGCCTGATTGCGTCGGTGCTGGCCGGGATGGTGTGGTCGGGTATCGCGGCACTGCTGATGCAGCGGTTCAAGGTCAACGAGATCCTCTCGACGGTGCTGCTGAACTTCGTGTCGTTCTACCTGCTCGACTATGTGGCGAGCGAGGTGTGGCCGGATACCTCGGCTGGTCACCCGGCGACGATCCCGGTGGGTGAGGGCGCGTTGCTGCCGACGATCTGGAACCCGCCGATGCATACCGGCGTACTGCTTGCCATCGTTGTGAGTGCGGTCGTGATCGTGTGGGGACGGCGTACGACGCAAGGCTTCCACGTGCGCGCGGTTGGGCTCAACGAGCGCGCTGCGAAACTGCACGGCGTGCGGACCGGGCGGACCGCCGTACTGGCCATGCTCATCGGTGGTGCGATCGCCGGTCTCGCAGGCGGTATCGAGGTTGCCGGTGTCCACGGCAAGCTCATCGAGGGCATGCAGTCCAACTACCTGCTGCTCGGCATCATCATCGGACTGATTGCGCGAGGGAGCCTGCTCGCGGTTCCGTTTGTCGCGTTTGGCATCTCCTGGCTTGAGGTGGGGGCGTCGGCGATGCAGCGGCAGGCGCAGGTGCCGGCCGAGCTGGTGCTCATCGTCGAGGGGCTCATCCTCGTCTTCCTGCTGCTATCCGACGTCATCACTGCTCGGCTGCGGAGGCGCGCGTCATGA
- a CDS encoding ABC transporter permease produces MTNFLVQTVMAMVPFILVAQGTMLGGRAGLFNVSQEGMMMLGASIGFVVSWSVGGNNFLGLVAAAVAGGIFGFVFAFLSNLRLDQFVVGLAIFFLAMGLATLVYRVAVGVTLTPPRIDTLPRIEIPVLSAIPVIGPMLFNQNALVYFAILLSIALWWYLYRTNSGMRLRSVGENPKAADSLGIDVARTKLVAGTLGSALMALGGAYLPMVYTGTFTEGVAGGRGWLAIALAFFGGWRPQLIFIGAAFFAAMEVLALQAQVSQIGIPHQFIQMLPYVATLLVMVFAFRWVRVPAYLGRNYDRESRLTG; encoded by the coding sequence ATGACCAACTTCCTTGTCCAGACCGTGATGGCGATGGTGCCATTTATCCTCGTTGCGCAGGGCACGATGCTCGGCGGGCGCGCGGGTCTGTTTAACGTCTCGCAAGAGGGCATGATGATGCTTGGTGCATCGATCGGCTTCGTGGTGAGCTGGTCGGTCGGCGGCAACAACTTCCTCGGCCTTGTCGCCGCGGCTGTCGCCGGAGGCATCTTCGGCTTCGTCTTTGCGTTCTTGAGCAACCTGCGCCTCGACCAGTTCGTCGTGGGGTTGGCGATCTTCTTCCTCGCCATGGGTCTCGCGACCTTGGTCTACCGCGTGGCTGTCGGCGTCACGCTCACACCGCCGCGGATCGACACGCTGCCGCGCATCGAGATCCCCGTGCTGTCGGCGATCCCGGTGATCGGGCCGATGCTCTTCAACCAAAACGCGCTGGTGTACTTCGCGATCCTGCTGTCGATCGCGCTGTGGTGGTATCTCTATCGCACCAACTCCGGCATGCGGCTGCGGTCAGTGGGGGAGAACCCCAAGGCGGCCGACAGTCTCGGCATCGACGTCGCGCGTACCAAGCTTGTCGCGGGCACGCTCGGCTCGGCGCTGATGGCGCTGGGCGGCGCGTACCTTCCGATGGTCTATACCGGCACCTTCACCGAAGGAGTCGCGGGAGGGCGCGGCTGGCTGGCGATCGCGCTCGCGTTCTTCGGCGGTTGGCGACCGCAGCTGATCTTCATCGGCGCTGCGTTCTTTGCCGCAATGGAAGTTCTTGCGCTGCAGGCACAGGTGTCGCAGATCGGCATACCGCACCAGTTCATCCAGATGCTGCCGTACGTCGCAACGTTGCTGGTGATGGTGTTTGCCTTCCGGTGGGTGCGGGTTCCGGCGTACCTCGGCCGCAACTACGACCGCGAATCCCGCCTCACCGGCTAG
- a CDS encoding HNH endonuclease signature motif containing protein encodes MKRRALRGGDQVDDLISQLHSYCPLPDGATLPARAAKEPEPAPVAEPAGPEESAPRAVQTELFEQSEADTAGSTEPVIETATDPVNEAQVTAPQQTASKGADETVRVSGPRAALAALRDQLDGYLAHIDSLESAHGQAVTVIEMCQRVSGTVAAVEARAMAEAFATAEEQLVEGASPSGYRPHAAREADGDRGDRWVSRRQIAATGISAACRVNPRVAHGMLNKALRMTRSMPNALDRAQSGDWSGYQLAVLFRAADDLDDDALAAADEKLFAKRGYVTTDTLRRRLRTWAAKHTHIPAEPEADHEQGMHNRRVEFSQTDLFGMRWLNGYLPAAVITAIENALAQYAAQVDKDDPRTADQVRADVLQSMLFGPAALAPAVANQLGLSPVVIDPATGYPQIDPEQYTQVQDAWETIVMLMGVLGMSTPAPPRTLLTVSVPLATLLCLRAGIIPGSTGANAPPGASGLDSRCSPGGARTCSTADTGPAGGDGSEYDREDRAYIEGLGFVPYQVLLFLLSGEPDLQRLVTDDLSGMPLDLGPVVRHPNARMRRRVQLRDRTCRFPYCDRPAVSARGELDLDHTTEHQPDGSGGHTADAVLACLCREHHRIRHHTNWHVQIRENGAVMIWRNPGLGLELITRPGGITENPSHS; translated from the coding sequence ATGAAGCGTAGGGCGTTGCGTGGTGGTGATCAGGTCGATGATCTGATCTCGCAGCTGCATTCGTACTGCCCGCTTCCCGACGGCGCCACGCTTCCTGCTCGGGCGGCGAAGGAACCTGAGCCGGCACCGGTTGCGGAGCCTGCTGGACCGGAAGAGTCGGCGCCGCGGGCGGTGCAGACGGAGCTGTTCGAGCAGTCAGAGGCAGATACGGCCGGGAGCACCGAGCCCGTCATCGAGACGGCGACCGACCCAGTCAATGAGGCGCAGGTAACGGCGCCACAGCAGACAGCCTCGAAAGGCGCCGACGAGACGGTGCGGGTGTCGGGGCCGCGGGCGGCGTTGGCGGCGCTTCGTGATCAGCTCGATGGCTATCTGGCGCATATCGACTCGTTGGAGTCTGCGCATGGGCAGGCGGTGACGGTGATCGAGATGTGCCAGCGGGTCTCGGGCACGGTGGCGGCGGTGGAGGCGCGTGCGATGGCGGAGGCGTTCGCGACCGCCGAAGAGCAACTAGTCGAAGGTGCGAGCCCGAGCGGGTACCGCCCGCACGCCGCGCGGGAGGCTGATGGTGATCGTGGTGACCGGTGGGTCTCGCGCCGCCAGATCGCCGCTACCGGGATCAGCGCCGCGTGCCGGGTCAACCCGCGCGTGGCACACGGGATGCTGAACAAGGCGCTGCGGATGACGCGGTCGATGCCGAACGCGCTGGACCGCGCACAGTCGGGTGACTGGTCGGGGTATCAGCTGGCGGTGCTGTTCCGCGCCGCGGACGACCTCGACGACGACGCCCTCGCCGCGGCGGACGAGAAGCTGTTCGCCAAGCGTGGGTATGTCACCACCGATACGCTGCGGCGGCGGTTGCGGACCTGGGCCGCGAAGCACACCCACATCCCTGCCGAGCCGGAGGCTGATCACGAGCAGGGCATGCACAACCGGCGGGTGGAGTTCTCGCAGACGGATTTGTTTGGGATGCGGTGGCTGAACGGCTACCTGCCCGCGGCGGTGATCACCGCGATCGAGAACGCGCTCGCCCAGTACGCCGCGCAGGTCGACAAGGACGACCCGCGGACCGCGGACCAAGTCCGCGCCGATGTGCTCCAGTCGATGTTGTTCGGACCGGCCGCACTGGCTCCTGCGGTTGCTAACCAGCTCGGGTTGAGCCCGGTCGTGATCGACCCTGCGACGGGGTATCCGCAGATCGATCCTGAGCAGTACACCCAGGTGCAGGACGCGTGGGAGACCATCGTGATGCTGATGGGCGTACTCGGCATGAGCACCCCGGCACCACCGAGAACGCTGTTGACGGTGAGCGTGCCGCTGGCGACCCTGCTGTGTCTGCGTGCCGGGATCATCCCCGGCAGCACCGGAGCCAACGCCCCACCCGGCGCGAGTGGTCTCGACAGCCGGTGCTCGCCCGGAGGGGCTCGCACCTGCTCGACCGCCGATACAGGGCCCGCCGGTGGAGATGGCTCGGAGTACGACCGTGAGGACCGCGCCTATATCGAGGGTCTGGGGTTTGTGCCGTACCAGGTGCTGTTGTTCCTGCTCTCGGGTGAGCCGGACCTGCAAAGGCTCGTGACCGATGACCTCAGCGGCATGCCGCTGGATCTCGGCCCGGTCGTGCGCCACCCCAACGCTCGGATGCGCCGCCGCGTACAGCTACGCGACCGCACCTGCCGGTTCCCCTACTGCGACCGACCCGCTGTCTCCGCGCGCGGGGAACTGGATCTGGACCACACCACTGAGCACCAGCCCGACGGGTCGGGTGGGCATACCGCCGACGCCGTACTCGCCTGCCTATGCCGTGAACACCACCGCATCCGCCACCACACCAACTGGCACGTCCAGATACGCGAAAACGGCGCGGTGATGATCTGGCGCAACCCCGGCCTCGGACTCGAACTCATCACCCGGCCCGGCGGGATCACCGAGAACCCCAGCCATAGCTAG
- a CDS encoding LysE family translocator, whose protein sequence is MIAWHVFLPAAVIVAVIPGANQLLGLRNAALHGVRYALVGMLGRFSAFVLLSVAVVSGLGAIMQRSVIVFEAIRWAGVAYLIWLGISMLRAPGTEPSGEGAPGRSGMYAAARREFLTAITNPKAVLLFAAFLPQFTPRGGSTAVLLLLAAAYIAVEALAAVGYIVAGVVLGRASGALRASPRRLDQAAGVGFLGFGAYLALADRP, encoded by the coding sequence GTGATCGCCTGGCACGTGTTTCTTCCGGCCGCTGTGATTGTGGCGGTGATCCCCGGAGCCAACCAGCTCCTCGGGCTGCGTAACGCCGCCCTGCACGGAGTGCGGTATGCCCTCGTGGGCATGCTCGGGAGGTTCAGCGCCTTCGTGTTGCTCAGCGTCGCAGTGGTGTCCGGTCTCGGCGCGATCATGCAGCGTTCGGTGATCGTCTTTGAAGCGATCCGGTGGGCCGGCGTGGCGTACCTCATCTGGCTCGGGATCTCGATGCTTCGCGCACCCGGGACTGAGCCTTCTGGTGAAGGAGCGCCTGGTAGATCAGGGATGTACGCCGCGGCGCGGCGCGAGTTTTTGACGGCGATCACCAATCCCAAGGCGGTGTTGCTGTTTGCCGCGTTTCTCCCCCAGTTCACGCCGCGGGGTGGATCGACGGCGGTCCTGCTGCTGCTTGCTGCCGCGTACATCGCCGTGGAGGCGCTCGCGGCCGTCGGCTACATCGTCGCCGGAGTCGTGCTCGGCCGCGCGAGCGGCGCTCTGCGCGCCTCGCCGCGCCGGCTGGACCAGGCCGCAGGTGTCGGATTTCTCGGCTTCGGCGCCTACCTCGCCCTCGCCGACCGCCCCTAA
- a CDS encoding Rv3235 family protein, producing the protein MSTAAVGTVTIRRAPVSEPPPQTEPRARHLRLVPDPPQLPLELPGKRPRPDQFSFAPQRSRSRTLPPLEPFAEGYARAAAEVLTGHRGVELLAPHTTMATMEWIRSLAPGAPASRRTTLPAPVILRVITCEVLDGVCEATAIVQRGPRVRAMTLRFVGLDRRWQCSHLEVI; encoded by the coding sequence ATGAGCACAGCAGCAGTGGGCACCGTGACGATCAGGCGGGCACCGGTCAGCGAGCCGCCGCCGCAGACCGAACCGCGCGCGCGACACCTGCGGCTCGTTCCCGACCCGCCACAGCTTCCGCTCGAGCTGCCGGGAAAGCGACCGCGCCCAGATCAGTTTTCCTTTGCACCGCAGCGATCGCGCTCAAGAACGTTGCCGCCGCTAGAGCCGTTCGCGGAGGGATATGCGCGGGCGGCGGCCGAGGTGCTGACCGGACATCGCGGAGTCGAGCTGTTGGCACCGCACACCACGATGGCGACGATGGAGTGGATCCGTTCACTTGCTCCGGGCGCTCCGGCATCTCGGCGGACGACCCTGCCCGCACCCGTCATCCTGCGGGTGATCACCTGTGAAGTGCTCGACGGCGTGTGCGAGGCGACCGCGATTGTGCAGCGAGGGCCTCGAGTACGCGCGATGACGCTGCGGTTCGTTGGTCTCGATCGCCGGTGGCAGTGCAGTCACCTGGAAGTCATATAG